One genomic segment of Vibrio quintilis includes these proteins:
- the sctJ gene encoding type III secretion system inner membrane ring lipoprotein SctJ, producing the protein MKILFRILLSGMLIFLGGCQQYVELHRNLSEQDANEVIAELAYKHIEAEKSLAKDGVIISVDMSDMARAVRILEAAGLPRKSRANLGDIFRKEGVISSPLEERARYIYALSQELESTISQIDGVLVARVHVVLPERVAPGEPVQPASAAVFIKHRPALDPDVMRPRITRLVQTSIPGLSGKKDKLSVVFIPAQAYREQIKYVSFGPFLMKESDAGFWQSVVICSGLIVLILSVVMALWLRPGLRPSWPGRRQKQSGQ; encoded by the coding sequence ATGAAAATATTGTTCCGGATCCTGCTGTCAGGAATGCTGATTTTTCTGGGCGGATGCCAGCAGTATGTCGAACTGCACCGCAATTTATCTGAACAAGATGCCAATGAGGTGATTGCAGAGCTGGCGTATAAACATATTGAAGCAGAAAAGTCACTGGCAAAAGACGGGGTCATTATCTCCGTGGATATGTCAGATATGGCCAGAGCGGTCCGGATTCTTGAAGCCGCTGGTCTGCCAAGAAAGTCCAGAGCGAATCTGGGCGATATATTCCGTAAGGAAGGGGTGATTTCATCTCCGCTGGAAGAGCGTGCCCGTTATATTTATGCGCTTTCTCAGGAACTTGAATCGACGATTTCTCAGATTGACGGCGTGCTGGTTGCCCGCGTTCATGTCGTGCTTCCGGAGCGGGTGGCGCCGGGAGAACCGGTTCAGCCGGCATCCGCTGCCGTCTTTATTAAACATCGTCCGGCGCTGGACCCGGATGTGATGCGTCCCAGAATTACCCGGCTGGTACAAACCAGTATTCCGGGGCTGTCAGGAAAAAAAGATAAACTCAGTGTGGTGTTTATTCCGGCACAGGCTTACAGGGAACAGATTAAATATGTCAGCTTCGGACCATTTCTGATGAAAGAGAGTGATGCGGGATTCTGGCAGTCTGTGGTGATTTGCAGCGGATTGATTGTGCTGATTCTGTCTGTTGTCATGGCACTCTGGCTCCGGCCCGGATTAAGACCGTCATGGCCGGGACGCCGTCAGAAGCAGTCCGGACAGTAA
- the sctI gene encoding type III secretion system inner rod subunit SctI: protein MSVHSVQLNHQIPQSGNISPATAEPSAPDQSDVSWFSAALNPVQQKDNDNNVAERIVSQLAGSSEHLQKLSDKADRAVRKASRSSDPQDVMQANRSLSSFYLESLLTTKLISKGTQAVEKLTSLQ, encoded by the coding sequence ATGTCCGTTCACTCTGTTCAGCTCAATCATCAAATCCCTCAGTCCGGGAACATTTCACCGGCGACAGCCGAACCTTCAGCGCCGGATCAGTCTGATGTCAGCTGGTTCAGTGCGGCACTGAATCCCGTGCAGCAAAAAGATAATGACAATAATGTCGCCGAGAGAATCGTCAGCCAGCTTGCCGGTTCGTCAGAACATTTGCAGAAGTTGTCTGATAAAGCAGACCGGGCAGTCCGCAAAGCTTCACGTTCCAGTGACCCGCAGGATGTAATGCAGGCGAACCGTTCTCTGTCTTCTTTTTATCTGGAAAGCCTGCTGACCACCAAACTGATTAGTAAAGGGACGCAGGCCGTAGAAAAGCTGACCAGCCTGCAATAA
- a CDS encoding class I SAM-dependent DNA methyltransferase, with protein sequence MDNYFDVVARQWEHNPMRLERAQATADQIRQVNFSARKSLVDFGCGTGLLGVQLRGDFQQIHLADSSAEMLKVAQENVSVAGLTDIHTHRISRLTDLPAKYSAITTLMTLHHLADLKQFFTDACQVLEEKGMLMIADLYKEDGSFHDHHPGFDGHHGFDIPVLTAIAEGCGFQVRNAQQYYAVEKENKAGEMVSYPLFFFVAEKI encoded by the coding sequence TTGGATAATTACTTTGATGTTGTTGCCAGGCAATGGGAGCATAATCCGATGAGACTGGAACGGGCGCAGGCAACAGCAGACCAGATCAGGCAAGTGAATTTTTCGGCCAGAAAAAGTCTGGTGGATTTTGGTTGCGGGACCGGGCTGCTGGGCGTTCAGTTAAGGGGGGACTTTCAGCAGATTCATCTGGCTGACTCCTCCGCTGAAATGCTGAAAGTGGCACAGGAAAATGTATCGGTTGCCGGCCTGACTGATATTCATACGCACCGGATCAGCCGTTTGACTGATTTACCGGCAAAATATTCTGCAATCACGACTTTAATGACGTTGCATCATCTGGCCGATCTGAAACAGTTTTTTACCGATGCCTGCCAGGTACTGGAAGAAAAAGGCATGTTAATGATTGCGGATTTATATAAAGAAGATGGTTCGTTTCACGACCACCATCCGGGTTTTGACGGCCATCATGGCTTTGATATTCCTGTATTAACAGCAATCGCTGAAGGATGCGGTTTTCAGGTTCGCAATGCACAGCAGTACTATGCGGTAGAAAAAGAAAATAAAGCCGGAGAAATGGTGTCTTATCCTTTATTTTTCTTTGTCGCCGAGAAGATCTGA
- a CDS encoding AraC family transcriptional regulator: MINKTQQNENISDSDKHDVFSSNQLFYPMIGNSDIAQRIRQKISFASEVNFPVFISGEAGCEKRDIAYLIHQNSSRHLQPFVCIPANVHNPGTYRENVLRCIELAKGGAVYFEEIDSLKSVLKDELTFLFSMDVIQNKLRKNQVRLMVSCTESLESFVLQPQYLAKILGPSVLQLNFHLPPLRERAGDIEQHIEYISRSLNKKINLTPEAMDLMKQYEWPGNIEQLQHVLLSLASLPEPVVTVSDVMNCGVRIRTSRQVDMIDCLLHQHLEAFQHYHPALMKALNFLSHNFQEDISLTRMSEVSYTSASHLSYLFRKHLNVSFKTILCQVRVRYAQQLITENPHIKITDVCMSCGFGDLSHFEKMFKRYIGCTPRQYRNHQRAEKHCQPLEQCVA; encoded by the coding sequence ATGATAAATAAAACACAGCAGAACGAAAATATTTCAGATTCGGATAAACATGATGTTTTTTCGTCCAATCAGTTATTTTATCCAATGATTGGGAATTCTGATATTGCTCAGCGTATCAGGCAAAAAATTTCTTTTGCATCTGAAGTTAATTTTCCAGTGTTTATTTCCGGGGAGGCCGGGTGTGAAAAACGGGATATAGCTTATTTAATCCATCAAAACAGCAGTCGTCATTTACAACCTTTTGTTTGTATACCTGCCAATGTTCATAATCCGGGAACTTACCGGGAAAATGTGTTGCGGTGTATTGAGCTGGCAAAAGGCGGCGCGGTTTATTTTGAAGAAATAGACAGTCTGAAATCGGTATTGAAAGATGAACTGACCTTTTTGTTCTCAATGGATGTCATTCAGAACAAACTCAGGAAAAATCAGGTCCGGCTCATGGTTTCCTGCACTGAATCGCTGGAATCTTTTGTGCTGCAACCTCAGTATCTGGCAAAAATACTGGGGCCGTCTGTTTTGCAGCTGAATTTTCATTTACCGCCTTTGCGGGAAAGGGCCGGAGATATTGAACAACATATCGAATATATCAGTCGTTCACTGAATAAAAAAATTAATCTGACACCTGAAGCGATGGATCTGATGAAGCAGTATGAATGGCCGGGGAATATTGAACAGCTGCAACATGTTTTACTCTCTCTGGCTTCGCTCCCTGAGCCGGTGGTGACAGTCAGTGATGTGATGAATTGCGGGGTCCGGATCAGAACATCCCGGCAAGTGGATATGATTGATTGCCTGTTACATCAGCACCTTGAAGCTTTTCAGCATTATCACCCGGCTCTGATGAAAGCGCTGAATTTTCTCAGTCATAATTTCCAGGAAGATATATCATTGACCCGGATGTCTGAAGTCAGCTATACCAGCGCTTCTCATTTATCATATCTGTTCCGCAAGCATCTCAATGTCTCTTTTAAAACGATACTCTGTCAGGTGCGGGTCCGCTATGCCCAACAATTAATCACAGAGAATCCTCATATAAAAATTACTGATGTCTGTATGAGTTGTGGCTTTGGTGATCTCAGCCATTTTGAAAAGATGTTTAAGCGTTACATCGGATGTACACCGCGCCAGTACCGAAATCATCAGCGCGCAGAAAAACACTGTCAGCCATTAGAGCAGTGTGTTGCCTGA
- a CDS encoding PqiC family protein: MIRYWMSKCLLLCGLVIFITGCSSQEDVSTQLFLLPVNPLPPVAEQTAPLMMVKTELADYLNQPGLVYRTSQTQVIQARHNQWAQRISDQITARIVQDVRTKQARYWPEAMNAAPLTTQPLRLIVRIQKFNGVYTGEAEISGEWTLLNPDGQRIKNHYFNLHIPLQESGYAALVSALSEGLGQLTDSMANQF; this comes from the coding sequence ATGATCAGATACTGGATGAGTAAGTGCTTGCTGCTCTGTGGTTTAGTGATTTTTATCACGGGTTGCAGCAGTCAGGAAGATGTCTCAACCCAACTGTTTCTTCTGCCGGTTAATCCGTTGCCACCAGTAGCGGAGCAGACAGCGCCGTTGATGATGGTCAAAACTGAACTGGCTGATTACCTCAATCAGCCCGGGCTGGTTTACCGGACGTCACAAACTCAGGTGATTCAGGCCCGCCATAATCAGTGGGCACAACGGATTTCTGATCAGATTACCGCCCGGATCGTTCAGGATGTACGGACGAAACAGGCACGCTACTGGCCGGAAGCGATGAATGCTGCCCCGTTAACCACGCAGCCTTTGCGCCTGATTGTGCGGATTCAGAAATTTAATGGCGTGTACACCGGCGAAGCTGAAATTTCCGGAGAATGGACCCTGTTGAATCCGGATGGTCAGCGAATCAAAAATCATTATTTCAATCTGCATATTCCTCTGCAGGAGTCGGGATATGCAGCATTGGTAAGTGCCTTGTCTGAGGGATTAGGGCAACTTACAGATTCTATGGCAAATCAGTTCTGA